One genomic window of Coraliomargarita sinensis includes the following:
- a CDS encoding alpha/beta hydrolase, translating to MLKEQTFTNRHGERLDVSFHPGDRTGFLVILGHGVTGDKDRPIVVAVAEGLAARGWPCLRVSFAGNGGSGGDFRASTISKETEDLQDLIGQLPENIRLAYCGHSMGGAVGVLAASKDPRIEVVVNLAGMIRTADFCEREFGEVTPGEGTMWDEPDCPLSQEYVDDLNSIGDLLEEVSVLAKPLLLIHGTADDVVLPEDSKDAYKLAAKPKQLVLIDGAEHCFDEASYPKVVDATAKWLEQHLSD from the coding sequence GCTTCCTCGTCATCCTCGGCCATGGCGTGACCGGGGACAAAGATCGTCCTATTGTGGTGGCGGTGGCGGAAGGCTTGGCTGCCAGAGGTTGGCCCTGCCTGCGCGTCTCTTTTGCCGGTAACGGCGGTTCCGGGGGCGACTTTCGCGCCTCTACGATTTCCAAAGAAACCGAGGACCTCCAGGATTTGATCGGGCAGCTCCCCGAAAATATTCGGCTCGCTTACTGTGGTCACAGCATGGGCGGTGCCGTCGGCGTGCTGGCTGCGTCAAAGGACCCGCGAATCGAAGTGGTGGTGAATCTCGCTGGCATGATCCGCACGGCCGACTTCTGTGAACGTGAGTTTGGCGAGGTCACACCCGGAGAGGGGACGATGTGGGATGAACCCGATTGCCCGCTCTCGCAGGAATACGTCGATGACCTCAATTCTATCGGCGACTTGCTCGAAGAGGTCTCGGTGCTGGCCAAGCCGCTCTTGCTTATTCACGGTACTGCCGACGACGTCGTGTTGCCCGAAGACAGCAAAGACGCCTACAAACTCGCGGCAAAACCGAAACAGCTCGTTCTCATCGACGGTGCCGAACATTGCTTCGACGAGGCCTCTTATCCGAAGGTAGTCGACGCTACCGCGAAATGGCTGGAGCAGCACTTGTCAGATTGA
- the hemH gene encoding ferrochelatase: MSKQGVILLNLGSPDSTDVADVRRYLREFLMDGRVLDAPFPIRWFLVNCLILPTRPRESAEAYSEIWREDGSPLILISQAQQAAFAEKLDIPVELGMRYGNPSTAGALRNLLDQGVDDLFIVPMYPHYAMSSYETAVVHLMAAVREQKPDLKTTLLPPFYQDPGYIDALVKKAAPSIKEGNFDKLVFSFHGIPQRHLVKGDPSHDHCLTTPDCCNTCHPAHATCYRHQCAMTVEKFVAAAGLPKEKYMLTFQSRLGREPWLQPYTDKTLEELAEQGNKRVKVMCPAFTADCLETLEEIAMQGRDSFLEAGGEDFEQIPCLNESPDFIDFLAGKVRDWQAGHYETEKATPPAYVER, translated from the coding sequence ATGTCCAAACAAGGCGTAATCCTTCTCAACCTCGGCTCACCCGATTCCACAGATGTCGCTGACGTTCGTCGCTATCTGCGGGAATTTCTCATGGACGGTCGCGTTCTCGATGCGCCTTTTCCGATCCGTTGGTTCCTCGTAAACTGCCTCATACTCCCCACCCGGCCCCGTGAATCGGCCGAGGCTTACTCCGAAATCTGGCGGGAAGACGGCTCACCCCTCATTCTCATTTCTCAGGCTCAGCAAGCGGCATTCGCCGAAAAATTGGACATACCGGTCGAACTCGGCATGCGCTACGGCAACCCGTCCACCGCCGGAGCACTTCGCAATCTTCTCGATCAGGGCGTGGACGATCTCTTCATCGTTCCCATGTATCCACACTACGCCATGTCCAGCTACGAGACGGCCGTCGTTCACCTCATGGCAGCGGTGCGGGAGCAAAAACCGGACCTCAAGACAACCCTCCTCCCTCCATTCTACCAGGATCCCGGCTACATAGATGCGCTGGTTAAAAAAGCCGCCCCCTCGATCAAGGAGGGTAACTTTGATAAACTCGTCTTTTCCTTTCACGGCATTCCTCAACGCCACCTGGTGAAAGGCGACCCTTCCCACGACCACTGTTTGACCACCCCTGACTGCTGCAACACCTGCCACCCTGCCCATGCCACCTGCTACCGCCATCAGTGTGCCATGACCGTCGAGAAATTCGTGGCCGCCGCAGGTCTCCCCAAAGAGAAATACATGCTTACTTTCCAGAGCCGGCTCGGCCGCGAGCCCTGGCTACAGCCCTACACCGACAAGACTCTCGAAGAGCTGGCGGAACAGGGCAACAAGCGGGTCAAAGTCATGTGCCCGGCCTTTACCGCCGACTGCCTGGAAACCCTTGAGGAAATTGCCATGCAGGGTCGCGACAGCTTCCTCGAGGCTGGGGGCGAAGACTTTGAGCAAATCCCCTGCCTCAACGAATCACCAGATTTTATCGACTTTCTCGCAGGAAAAGTACGCGACTGGCAGGCGGGTCACTACGAAACCGAAAAGGCCACACCTCCCGCTTACGTCGAACGCTGA